The DNA window GGTGGCCGAACCTCGGGTCGTCGGCGATTCGCCGCAGGACGGCACGCAGCTCCGGGATCGCGGGCTCCAGCGGGTCGTCCCGGAGGAGCAGCCGCAGGTTTGCCGCGGCGTACGGGACGCTCGCCAGGAATCCCGGCTTGCGCTCGTAGAACCCGCGCAAGCCGTAGGCTCCCAGCGCCTGGAGGATGCGCACGAGCACGAACGGCCGCAGGAAGCGCACGAACTCGTCGCGGTCCACAGTGGCCACCTCCCCCAGGGCGTCCAGGTAGGTGGCCAGGAGGTCTTCGCGTACCGACTCGGGCAGCGCCGCCTTGGCGTCGTACAGCAGCGCCGCGACGTCGTACTGGAGGGCGCCACGGCGTCCGCCCTGGTAGTCGATGAACCAGGGCTCACCGTCCACGATCATGACGTTCCGGCTCTGGAAGTCGCGATAGAGGAAGTAGTCGGCCGGCGCGCCGGCGAGGAACGAGGCGAGAGTCCGGAAGTCGTCCTCCAGCCGGGCCTCGCTGAACGGGATGTCGGCCAGCTTGAGGAACAGGTACTTGAAGTAGTTGAGGTCCCACAGGATGGAGCGCGCGTCGAAAGCCTCGCGCGGGTACGCGACCGAGAAATCGACGACGCGCCCCCCCTCGACCTGAAAGCGCGGGAGCCAGCGGATCACCTTGCGGTAGAGATCCAGCGCGTCGCCGGGGAAGGCATCGTCAGGCCGCGCAGCCCGCGCCCGGGCGACCGTCTCGAAGAGCGTCGCGTCGCCGAGGTCGCTCAGCAGGTAGGCCATCTGGTCCTCCGTCTCGGCGTACACCCGGGGCACCGGCAGGCCGGCTTCTCCGAGGGCCGTGGAGAAGGAGAGGAACGCGCGGTTTTCCTCGGCGTCGGCTCCGAGCACGCCGACCACGGACTCCATGCCGGGGGCGCGCAGCCGGTAGTAGCGGCGCGCCGAACCATCCTGGCGGAGTCGCTCGACGGACGTCGGGTCGACCGAGAAGCGCCGTCGAAAAAGCGAGCGGAGGCTCTCGTCGGTCAGCGGACGCCCGCCTCGCGCTGGAGCCAGCGTACGTAGTCGACTATTTCCTGCACGCGATCGGCGGGCACCCCGGGCAGCGGCTGCATGTCCCCGAAATTCCAGTGGTGCGCGCGCGATCCGCGCTGCACGGCCAGGTGGAAGGATACGTCGGCGTGGTGTCCAGGCCGGTAGATGTCGTGGACCAACGGCGGCCCCTGGGTGGTGCCGCTGGCGGCGGGCCCATGGCACTCGGCGCAGTGCGCGTCGAACAGGTCGCGTCCCGACGCCAGCGCCGCCGGCGGAGCGGGCGACACCACGGCCGCCGTGTCGTCGCCGGCAGTGCCGCCGTCCTGTGGCGCGCAGCCGGCGAGCATCAGCGTAGCCGCGGCGCAGAGTGCCGTTGCTCCGAAGCCTAACTTGCGTAGGTCCATGGTCCCTATGATAGACGGGTTCGTCCCGGCGCGGCCACTCCCGGTCGCTCTTCCACGCCGACGCGAGGCTGATCCCGGAGTGCAGACTTCCGGGACGCGGCGCCCTGCTCATCCGGTCGCCCGACCATACGTGGCGCAGGCGGGACCCGGGCCGGTGGAAACGGGCTTCTTCGAGCAGGAGATTGGCCGCAAGGAAGAGCGGTTCGGCGTTGTGGTGCACGCCTTCACTGCTTATGAATCGCGGCGTACGCTCGAGGACGAGCCGTTCACCCGCGGCATCAACGGCGTCCAGCTTCTGGAGCACGATGGGCGATACCGGATCCTGGTCGACTTCATGCGCCCGGCTCGGCGTTGTCTGTTTGCTCGCCGGCTGTGCCGACGGCGAAGGGGCCGGATCGGCCGGCCAACTCGCCTCCCCCCCGGAGGCGGAGATTACGTTGGCCGCGGACGAAGTTTGTCTCGACGTGGGGTACCTGTGCGCCTCTCTCAGCGACTCGGCCTCCTTCCGAGTGCTTCGCTGGCCCGACGAAGTGAGAGGATTGTCGGTGTTCATTCCGGCGCCTGCCGGACTGGATCCGTCGGCGGGGAGGCGCCTGCGAGACGCGGCTGCCCGCGGCATAAGCGCGTGGGACGGAGCGCCCCTGGCGATCGGCGTCACCACCCGCCCGGAGGACCGCTCGGACATCACCGTGACGTGGGTCCGTTCACTCCCGGACTCGCGTCTGGGCCGCGCGCGCGTAGAATGGGCCGTGCGTGACGGCGTGGAACGGTTCGCCGTGCCGCGCTTCGAGTTGACGACCCACGCCTCGGGAGGTGCAACCCGCCTCCGCACGCCCGAGGAGGTGGAGCTGGTCGCGGTCCACGAGATGGGCCACGCGCTGGGGCTGCCGCACAGCGATCGGGAAGCGGACGTCATGTACCCCCAGCGAACAGCGCGGCGACTCACCACACGCGACCACAGGACATCGCTGGCATTGTATCGCCTACCGGGCGGGGCGCTGGTGACCAGGAATCACTGAGGGGGCGAGATGGGCCTGATTCGCACGGTGGGGGCGGTGTTCGTTGGAATGATCGCCGTATTGGTGATGCTTGTAGTGGCGGCTTATGGCGTCAGCGAGTACCGCCTGCGCCGGTTGTGGGAAGTCCAGCCGCGCCCGTTGGAGGTGGCGACGGCGCTGAACATGGAGGAAGCCAGCCGGCTCGCCACGGTGCACGGGTGCACCGAATGCCACGGTCCGGACCTGGGAGGCAGCGTCTTGACGGACGATCCCGTGTTCGGGCGCATCACCGCCCCCAACCTGACCAGAGGCGGCGACGGCGCGGCGGCGCGCTATAACAGCAGCGATTGGGTTCGCGCCATCCGCCACGGGATCGACGCCGAGGGGCGGGGCTTGGTGCTGATGCCATCGGAGTACTTCTACTACCTGGCCGACGATCAGATCGCGGCCGTGATCGAATTCGTCAAGGCGGCCGAACCGTCCAACAGGCGCTTGGATGCCACGAGCCTGGGGCCGGTGGCGCGTGCGCTTTATGCGAGCGGCCTGGCGCCGCTGGTCGCGGCGGACGTGATCGACCACGAGTCCTCGCCGCCCAAGCCCCCTCCAGCGGGGCCGACCGCCGAGTACGGGGCGCACCTGGCGCGTGCCTGCCAGAGTTGCCACGGCGAGAACCTGGCCGGCGGCGCTAGCGGGCCCGCGCCGGCCCCCAACCTAACTCCGCACGCCGCCGGCCTGGGCGACTGGACCGAGGAGCAGTTCCGCGCGGCCATGCGCGAGGGAGTGCGGCCGGACGGCTCGGAGATCGCCGAGGCGATGCCGTGGAAGGCGTTTCGCGCCATGACCGACCAGGAACTCGCGGCGCTGTGGGCCCATTTACGCGAGGTCCCCGCGGTAGTCGTGGCGGAGTGACCCCCAGAGACCCGCTGGAGCGGGCCGCATGGACGCTCGATGTAGACGTGCTGGTAGTAGTCGGAGCGCCCCGCAGCGGTACGACCTGGCTGCAGTCCCTGCTGGCGTCACACCCCGGGGTCGTCACCGGCCCGGAGACCCATTTCTTCCGCTCTTTCGCGGACGCCGACCGCGAGTTCCGGCGCCGTCGCGACCGGCCGGTGGGCGTGTCCGAGTACTGGACGAGCGACCAGTTCCGGCAGGTTGTGGAGCGACTTTTCTGGGGAGCCGTGTCGGCGCTGGAAGCCCCGGACATCCCGGCCCGGTATTTCCTGGAGAAGACGCCCATCCACTGCAAGCACGCCGAGTTCATCCTGCGCGTGTTGCCGCGTGCCCGCTTCCTGCACGTGATACGCGACGGCCGGGCGGTGGCGGCGTCTCTGCTACGTGCGGCGTCGGGGTGGGGCAGCGATTGGGCGCCGGACACCATCTGGCGGGCCGCCGATCGTTGGGGCGACCGCGTTCGCTCCGGTCGCGCCATCCGCGACCTCGTCCCGGAGGCGAGCGCATACCGGGAGGTTCGTTACGAGGACGTGCGTCGCGACCCGGCGGGACACCTGGGGGAGCTGTTCCGCTGGCTGGGTCTGAAGGCCGACGCCGGTCTGCTGGAGAGGGCGGTGGGCGACAACGCCCTGGACACCGGAACGGGGCGGGACTTCGGGACCATCCCGATGGCGGGAGCGAGTGAAAACACGCGTTCGACCGAGGCCTA is part of the Gemmatimonadota bacterium genome and encodes:
- a CDS encoding matrixin family metalloprotease; translated protein: MAADEVCLDVGYLCASLSDSASFRVLRWPDEVRGLSVFIPAPAGLDPSAGRRLRDAAARGISAWDGAPLAIGVTTRPEDRSDITVTWVRSLPDSRLGRARVEWAVRDGVERFAVPRFELTTHASGGATRLRTPEEVELVAVHEMGHALGLPHSDREADVMYPQRTARRLTTRDHRTSLALYRLPGGALVTRNH
- a CDS encoding cytochrome c codes for the protein MGLIRTVGAVFVGMIAVLVMLVVAAYGVSEYRLRRLWEVQPRPLEVATALNMEEASRLATVHGCTECHGPDLGGSVLTDDPVFGRITAPNLTRGGDGAAARYNSSDWVRAIRHGIDAEGRGLVLMPSEYFYYLADDQIAAVIEFVKAAEPSNRRLDATSLGPVARALYASGLAPLVAADVIDHESSPPKPPPAGPTAEYGAHLARACQSCHGENLAGGASGPAPAPNLTPHAAGLGDWTEEQFRAAMREGVRPDGSEIAEAMPWKAFRAMTDQELAALWAHLREVPAVVVAE
- a CDS encoding sulfotransferase — its product is MTPRDPLERAAWTLDVDVLVVVGAPRSGTTWLQSLLASHPGVVTGPETHFFRSFADADREFRRRRDRPVGVSEYWTSDQFRQVVERLFWGAVSALEAPDIPARYFLEKTPIHCKHAEFILRVLPRARFLHVIRDGRAVAASLLRAASGWGSDWAPDTIWRAADRWGDRVRSGRAIRDLVPEASAYREVRYEDVRRDPAGHLGELFRWLGLKADAGLLERAVGDNALDTGTGRDFGTIPMAGASENTRSTEAYPEGFVGPAPVDPADIDLTDPQVRKFELHQGQLLTELGYPLRYARGGALRRALLSDRLRGLFRLPPI
- a CDS encoding cytochrome c translates to MDLRKLGFGATALCAAATLMLAGCAPQDGGTAGDDTAAVVSPAPPAALASGRDLFDAHCAECHGPAASGTTQGPPLVHDIYRPGHHADVSFHLAVQRGSRAHHWNFGDMQPLPGVPADRVQEIVDYVRWLQREAGVR
- a CDS encoding RNase adapter RapZ, with protein sequence MESVVGVLGADAEENRAFLSFSTALGEAGLPVPRVYAETEDQMAYLLSDLGDATLFETVARARAARPDDAFPGDALDLYRKVIRWLPRFQVEGGRVVDFSVAYPREAFDARSILWDLNYFKYLFLKLADIPFSEARLEDDFRTLASFLAGAPADYFLYRDFQSRNVMIVDGEPWFIDYQGGRRGALQYDVAALLYDAKAALPESVREDLLATYLDALGEVATVDRDEFVRFLRPFVLVRILQALGAYGLRGFYERKPGFLASVPYAAANLRLLLRDDPLEPAIPELRAVLRRIADDPRFGHRDAAPSTGLAVRVGSFSYKRGLPADDSGHGGGFVFDCRAIPNPGRQEAFAHLTGLDLPVRDFLEALPEAAAFWDSTRALVDAQIATYRERDFDSLTVHFGCTGGQHRSVHFAEVLGVHVRAAHPDVAVTVEHRERGSWPEAPAEPR